The Anas acuta chromosome 1, bAnaAcu1.1, whole genome shotgun sequence genome segment GAATATGTCtggcaaaaccaaaccaaaccattgaAGCATCTTTAACATGACAACTTtacaaaaacagatttccaaTAAAATTTCAGAATGTCAGTCAGCTTCCTGAAGTTCATTCTTCCATGACAATTTGACTAAAAattccactttttaaaaatttttatcTATTAATCTCTCTAAGATAAAAGGTAGCCTTGGGAATAGTCAATGGGGAAATTAGaaggttttaaaaatcagcTGGTAATGTTTCAAGTCATGTAAAGCAGGGCACAAGTGTAACAGGGATTCTATAGAGCAGAAGCATGAGAAATGAGGACCAAAGAAAAGGTAAGAAGGAGGGGCTCTGaggaggaaagattttttttttttttttttttaatcaaacaagCTTCTATAAAAGGACTATATATTAATCTCTTATAGACAGTTAAAAatgctgcttgttttctctcccttcttttgaaatttcagtTCTGGTTGAGCTGGGGCTCTTCTAGGTTGTAAACATTCACTGCTGCAGGTGCTCAGCATGCACAGCTGGACAAAGTAGGGGAGCTGTAAGAAGACAACAAGCTTCCTGGTCAGCAGACATGCTTTCTGCCTTCCTCCCACTGTCCTCCACGGTGTCTGTAATTCAGGGAATTGCAAAGGCTATAAGCAGCAAAAAGCATCCTCGCTCTACAGATATGACCACAACAGCTGCTGGCCACAGTAAGAGAAATTACTAATGGCTTCAGACTCTTACTCGTCCTGCTCACCTACTCACTACTCGAACTCCttcacacagacacaaaacTCTTTTTCACAGCCTGTCTGGATCTGGCTCCCATGGACTCCACTCACCCTTCACTACTAGTCTCTACAATCAAGGTCAAATTAGGAAAATAGCATCGCCTGCATCATGCTGGTATTGTACAGCACATTAGCCACGAAGGAACAATATATTAcgcttttaaaatgcatttggaatGACTGAGACGGTGATGACCAAACACACCATTTTGACAGACATTAAATCGTGTCTACGTTAGTCCTTGAAACAGTGCCGTAAAATCAAGTTGGGCTACATGCTTTAGGGACAACCTTTTTTCTAATTCTAGTCCTGGCCcgtggaaggaaagaaaggggcAGTGGGTGAATCCCTACCGATAGCTAATTAGATTATATGTTTCCTCTCTCAGGCAATATATCTTTCCCTGCATGGgatgcatttttcttcactaACCTATCAAAAGCAGGTTCCCTATAAATCACAAATCACCTCTGCAAGCACTCCCTTAATGAGATCCTCCAGCTTCTGTgttcatttaataaaacaatGTTCACTGATCTTCAACTTACTGGTGCATTTTGACTGTTTATTTGAAGCTATGGGAAGTCTTTCTGGGGCAGAGAGATTGAACTCCCTAGTTAAAGATCATACGGGATTCATTTCATCACCTATTCCCAAGGCATTCATTCCCCCCTACACCACGTCACAGGTGGCAGACACACCTGGCACGATATTTTCGGTCTGAAAAAATATCCGTCTTGTGTTGTAATCACATCATCAGTAGAACTAGGGGCAAATGAGCtaccaaatcaaaacaaacctTCTTTGGTTCTTTAACTAGATCAGCACAGCATCCAAAATAGCTTTTATTCTTAATAGGCAGAGGCACTAACATCTGCAGGCAAACCCCTACTCAGCCCATGTCAATAAGAGACAGCCCCCAGAATTCACAAGGCAACCCATGTACAACAAGGATGCCAAGACAAGTCAAAAAGGGTGAATCTTCTAGTGACCCTAAATCCATGGAGGAGTCCTCCTTATTTGGAGGAAGTAAAAGCTTTCCTAACTAGTACGATCATATTTTCCCAAGTGGCTtcttgagggggaaaaaaacaagcaaacagaaaaaaagattattcattttctttcctagagGGCTCAGCTCCTGCTTAACCCCTTTAGCTGGTATTCATGCTCCCTAGCTATTTCCCAGCATCAACATGCTGTTGCCAATGAAATGAGCCCAGCTGCTATTCCAGATTCTTGAGGTGTTCCATAAAGTCTGCTACAACATCTACAGTCATATTCCTAGCACCGGGCATAAAAATggttataaaatatataaaagtattGAAACACAGATTCCTGAAAAGCCTGCCTGAAAAATCCCTCAGTGTTTATTCTCCATGAAAATCAGCCTCCCTTGCCCAAGGAAGGCTAATGTAATTTTAGGAGTAGAGAAAGGTTACGGTTTTGAGCTCCTCAGTGTTAGGCCCAGCTGCAAAGCAGTGCCTAACCATGAATGCTTTCACGTACTGCATTAGCAGATATTCTTACAGAGGTGACATCAATGCACCACACAAAAGAGTGTTCTCTCTAGGCTTTTGTCCTTTCTGATACAAAACTTCCAGCCAGACATGGCTGAATCAAAGTAACTTAGCTaggttgtttttcatttaccaAATCTTGCTTCCACTAGTGACATCAGAATCATGGTCTTTGCTCTGAAATTCAAGGATAGGCAGGGAAAGTTTAACAATAAAGATGAGTCTGATTCTAGTAAGAGATTGAAAACTAAATCTAATGAGAACATGGAATTGAAAAGCTCAGCTGACAAGatgaaaaatgacacaaaaccacataaaataacaaatgcatgaagaaagaaagataatttaAGTCTTAGATTTGTCCCTGGAATAAAAGAGGTATTCTTACTATATGACCCCATTCTGCAGACACGCCAATTTGGATGTGACAGTAGAAGGTCCTGCTTGCTTCATCAGAGGTAGCTTCTTCAGAAATCTTGTGACCTGGGGCCAGCAGAGGGCACTGCATTACCAAGTGACAGTGGTACAGATGCAAGACAGacagctcctgccaggcagagaaagcGAGCCTCATTGAGGAAAAGAACCAGATACCACCAGTTAGAAAAAGATATTAGTCATCAGCCTACCAGTGCTACAAATGAAATGGGTAACACTTAAAATAGGCCTCAAACTCTGGGCGCCCCCCAGAAACACACCTAAATCCACCTCAATCACCGTATATCTGAGTCTCCATGTATCAGCTACAGGGCATAGGCTTCCTACTGCAAATGCTTTTCAAGTAGTAGGACCAAGGCAGCCCTGTCCTGCAAGGCTGGGTTGCTTAAGTTGAAAAATATCCTGTCAgcttcctctctcctcctccaaaCCTCTATATCCTTGTTTGTAGCAGCAGGAAGTCTGCTGAGACATGAGACAAGGCACTATCAAAGCAAAAAGCTGGCAATTTCCATTCTGCCCTCCCCCTTTTACTCCCCGCCTCCTCCAACCTACCAGACTTTCAGTGAGCAGAGAACCAAGTTAGAGGACACAAAAGGAATGCTGAGGTAGCAACTTCATTAGAATGTCTTTCCACTTGCTTATTTCTAGTTTATTTTGAATTACCAGAAGATAACCATGAGGGAGCaatcatcttttttcttctctctgcatcCCAGTCCGCAGGATTCTGGGCCCCAGAAGAAGCTCAAAAGCTAATTAAGTCATTCCCAGTCACGGCCCTCAAGCTAGTGAGCGAAAGGTTTCCACTTTCTCTTTGTACAGTTGGTGGAATGACTTTGCCAGGATGTGGAAAGGGGCCTCAAAATTTCTCATCTccttctgaaaaggaaacaagaaagttGTGAATGACAGATGGGATAAGCATTTTACTATTTATGCTCTAACAGCTTCACAAAAGACAGCTTAAAACTGAGGGTGAGTTAGAGGACAAATAAGCAGAATTCAGCCCCCAGTTATCTTTCCTCACCTGAAAGAGAAGATAACTTTACAACACCCACTTCCACAGATGGTGAAAAGAGCAGATACTCACCACTGACATCTCACAGTATTCCAGGCCATGCTTGTCAGCCCACTCCTGTGCTTGTTTCTGCTCCACAACTCGACGACCAACCAGATCTGTTTTATTCCCCACTAAGACAcctacagaaaaagaagagaaacaaaggaaaaccagAAATGATGATTTGTTAGTAATAAACGTTGGAACATTTGTAGAAGTAGCTGATAAAGTCGGAGGCACGGATAACAGTCTAAAACTATCTAGAAAAGGTTCCACTAAGGCATCATCTCAAACATCCTCATGTCTTATCTGAGTTGTGACAAAAGCAGATGAATCAGAGGAAGCCATGTCTGCACctgccttaaaataaatattccgTGTCACATCTCAACAGGAACAACTGCTGCCATACAAAAGGGGAGCAGACAGCAAGAACATCACCCCCTTCTTACCTGGGATGTGCATTCCAACTGCTTGAGCCCTCAGCTTCTCCAGCCACTTGGCACAGTTGTTGAAAGATTGCTCATTAGTGACATCATACACAAGGCACAGGACGTTTGGTTGCTCCCACTGCACAGCAAGAAAGGAACGTTGTCAGCTCTAATGAGAATGATGTGGTCAACAGCCAGCCTGCATCTGCATGGCAAACACAGATgctgagacaaaaataaaaagcctaatATACAGGAACCCTACGCCCAGGCTGAGGTTTCACATCTCTGTTAAGTTGATTAACTGGGTACGTGGCAGCAAGAGTGGTGGTCTTGCTTTCCTTCCCCATTCCTGCCTGTGTGGTCCTGCTCCTTTACTTGTACCAGCTCTGGCACTCATCTGATCCCTGAGGAAGCTGATTCTTCATGCTGAATCAGTACAAAATTAATCCtagggaaaaaagtaaaaaggttTTCTGCCAGTTTGAGAAGCTGAATCAGCTTTCAGAGGGGTCCCCTGCAAACCAGACGTGGTGCAAGGGCAACAGTGCAACTGCCTCTTGTAGAGCAATGAACCATTAGGTTGACTCTGCCATCTTATCAAACTTGGCATCAATTAATTGATCCTACACCTTTTCAAATGAGGCAGCACAATGGAGAACTGTAAAGGTAAGGACAGGAAtgagtgaaggagaaaaaaataattaaaaaaaaatcaaggacaGCGTTATGTTCAAGGACAAGAATGTGTCCTGTTGCAAAGACATCactataacaaaaaaaaaaaaaaaaacacaaaaaaaaacaaacaaaaacaaaacaaaacacaaacaacaaaccactGCTGGAGTAGCAGCAAAATAGATGttttttctaagaaataaaaataactttaagcAACAGCACACAAATATTGCCAGTTATATATCCCTATTTCTTTTGTGAGAAAACTGAAGGATTATCTGCCTGCTTTCTTCCTGAAAGTATTCTAGTACTTTTACAAGTTTCAGGTAGGTAGAACAGGAAGCATTGGCAATTGAAGTAATCACTCCCATTTATGTTAAAGACAAAGTTTGCTGTATCTGTCAGACTGGGGAGTTCAGATCTTCAAAGCAAAAGCACTCCTTTGGAAGGAGAGGACTGTTACATAATACTTACCAGTTTCTCCAGCATCTCAGAAAATAGATCTTTTCCTGCAGAgtcaaaaatgaagaattcctgaaagcagaagcagagagaaggtTCTTGCCAGGAATACCACAGTGTAGGGCAAGTTTTTGAAGGTAAATACTGGAACTTGCCATTCCTGCATTTTGTTCAGTACAGCAGTCTCACGTCCCTAAGAGACGAGCTGCCTGCACTGAGCATTCCCAAATTCAGACaggatgagaaaataaatggctatttttcatgaataaaCAATAAAAGGATTACCTCTGGGGCCCTGGGTATGGTTTCTGCCCCTACTGGAAGCAGAATATGTGTAGTGAGGCAGTAAGAAGCTAACCTGCACTATTTATACAAAACGATACACATGTCCACATCCCAGTAGTGGGACCGTAGggtattaaggaaaaaaatggatgagACTCAACTTCCAACATAAACTAAACCGGACATCTTAAAAGACAGAACAGAGACCTAATGATGCTGGCAACAGCTTTGGTTTAACATGCCCTGTTAGACGTAactatgtaaaatatattttaagattaaaCTAACCCCGGAGTCTCAGCAATTGTATACTACCAGTCTCATTTCCTTAATGCAACTTAATGGCCTTATGAACATGCAGTGCAATCTTCCGCTAGAACGAGATAGAAAGTGAGGCTTGAGCTCCGGATGTCTCTTTCTGACCCAATTTATGTCACAGAAAAACTCACCACACTATCACTTGTCTCTGGAACTGATACAGCCTTCACCAACAGTTCAATGCCCGTTGTCTGTCAAAAAGAATCAGGAAAACAAGGTTCAGAAGACTTTTTAAGAGCCCTTCCAACTGCAGACCAACTACACATTG includes the following:
- the IFT27 gene encoding intraflagellar transport protein 27 homolog, with amino-acid sequence MVKLGAKCLLAGDPAVGKSALAQMFRSDGAHFQKNYTLTTGIELLVKAVSVPETSDSVEFFIFDSAGKDLFSEMLEKLWEQPNVLCLVYDVTNEQSFNNCAKWLEKLRAQAVGMHIPGVLVGNKTDLVGRRVVEQKQAQEWADKHGLEYCEMSVKEMRNFEAPFHILAKSFHQLYKEKVETFRSLA